CGGCACGGGCAAGGGCTGGTGATCCGGAAGTATGGACCTCAAGACGCTCAAGGCCATCAAGCCGTCGGAGTACGCCGAAGCGGCGGGCGGGTACCGCGCGGTAAGCGACATGGCTGATGCGGCCAGGGACCGCATCGACAAGCAGATCACCGCGGCTATGCAAAAGGCCAACGAGGGCGAGGCGGCCGACGCAGCACTCAAGCAGTTGAAGAAGCTGTCCGAGAACTTCCACTACGCCCAGGTCGAGTGTGGCTTGGTAAGCGGGGCTCTCAACGGCTTCTCATCCGAGATCGCCAGCCCGAGACGGCGCCTGCTAGAGGCCCTGGAGGACGCCGAGGCACTGTCGTACACCGTCAGCACAGACGGGGGCGTCGCGTATCCCGCCGGGGGGAAGAACGAGCTGACCGATGACGAGATCCCCGGCGGAACGACCACAGGCAACGCTGACCGGGCCGTCGGCCGGTACACCCCCGGACTGGGCCCGGACACCTCTGGCCTGCACAGCCCCAACCCCCACCACGCGAAGGCCCAGTACATCGCCGACCTCATCGCCCACGCGGTACAGGAAGCCACGGAGATCGACGACCGGTACAGCAGGGCGCTGGAGAAGCTCAAGGCTGCGCCGGGACTGAGTGTCAGCACCAAGACGTGGGCGAATGTGGCGTCCGATGTCGATGCCGTCGGCTCTGCCGCAAGTGAGTACCTTCGAGACAGCATCCCGATGGACAAGTCGCCCGCCGATCGCAAGGAGTGGTGGGACAGCCTCACACAGGAACAGCGGGAGGAGTACCTGACGGTCTACCCCGACGTGATCGGGAACCTGGACGGCATCCCGGCCACGGTGCGGGACGAGGCGAACCGGGAGAACATCCAGTTCCTCATCGGGAAACTCTCGGGCCAGGACGACGAGAAGTCGAAGACGATGCTGGACGGGTTGAAGGGGATTCAAGAAAAACTACAGGACCGAAGCGTGCCCCCGATGTATCTCCTTGGTATCGGAGACGAAGGCAACGGCCGCGCGATTGTGTCCTACGGAAATCCCGACACGGCAAAGAACGTCTCGGCTTATGTCCCGGGGCTTGAGACGAAGCTGGACGCCGAGTTCGCCGGCGGCACGATGAAACGGGCCCAGGACACTGCCATTGGTGCCAGCGAAGCCGACCCCCACAGTTCGACCGCGTCGATTGTCTGGCTCGGCTATGACGCGCCTCTGCTCTCTCCCTCAGATCTCGCCGCCAACACAGACGTCATGTTCCGGGACAATGCCGCGGCCGGAGCACCCGCTTACAACAGCTTCATGGCTGGAATCTCAGCGACGAACGAGAGCCCGGAGCCGCACATCACGGCCATCGGGCACTCCTACGGTTCGCTCACCGTCGGTTTGGCGGCTCAAGAGAAGGGCGGGATCCCTGGAGCCGACGACATCGTCCTCGTCGGTAGCCCTGGTACTGAGGCGAAGACCGCCGAGGAGCTGAACGTCGGTAAGGGCCACGTATTCGTAGGTGCCGCAGACAACGACATCGTCACCAAGCTCCCCAATCACAACGAAGCCAGTGGCATGGGATCCGGGGCTGCCGGTGGCGGCTCGGCTGGGCTTGTGTTGGGACTGGGGATGGGCGGTCCCCTAGGAGCACTGGCTGGTGGTGTGGCCGGCACTGTCGTGGGCGGCACCGCCGGTTACATGGCTCAGGACCAGCAGACCGATCCCAGCCAGATCTGGTTCGGAACCGACCCGGCGAACAAGGCGTTTGGCGCCACACGCTTCCTGGTCGACGATGGCCCCACCGTGACCGAGGGCGGATTCGACGCGCACTCGAATTATTTCAACCGCACAAAGGATCTAATGTCAGCCGACAACATTGCACATATCGTGGTTGGGAAGCCCGACGGCGTCGTCTTGGAGCAGCCGCGATGAGGGGCGTCAGCGCCGCAATCCTGGCAGGGATGCTTATCTTGACGGCATGCGGCACTTCGGAGCAGTCGGCTGAAGGGAAGCCGGATATGAACATGCAGGAAGCGGCGGAACACGCCGACAAGATCCTGGACGGGACGTTCGCCGCGATCAAGCCTGCAGTCCACTGGACCCACGGGGAGTCCACCGAGGGAAGCTGTGATGTCTCGCGGCGTCGCGCAGTGATGACCATCATCTCCGCGGAACGCAGGGGCAGTTTCTTCGGGGTGGTGGAACGCTACTGGAAGGCCGAAGGGTACCGACAGCTTGGTGTGAACCGGAGCACCAACAGTCCTGCGACATATTTCGAGACGCCCGACGAGTTCCGCGTACGTCTTCTCATCGGCGGCAACGGACAAGCGTTCTTCGAGGTTGCTACACCCTGCGTTACCAAATCCTCTGTGTCGCCGCCTTCAGCCGATACGGTCGGCCCTAACTACGCGGGAGGCGATATCCCGGATCCCAACGTCCATTCGGACTTCTGGTCGGCCAGCGAACCAATCCCTTCCTCCTCCCCGAGTCGGACGTGACTCAGGGAACATGCGCAAGGCTAACAACGCTGTCCTCGAAAACTTAACCACCGCGCGGACGAGGCCGAACGGTCCTGCCTCTTACGGGGTGTTCGCCGTGCATGTCAAAGCTTCGTCTGCACCCGCCCGACGGCGGATCGCACCGGACGCGCCAGCCGTCAAACCCACCACAGCACCAGCACCGGAATGACCGGAAAGGAAAACAAATGGCAGGAACCCAGAAGGTCACAGATGACGTACTGCGGCAGTTCGAGCAGGAACTCAACGAACGCTTCGGATCGGTGAAGCAGCAGCTGCAGCAGTTGCACGCTGTGATCGATGGCGTGGAAGGCAAGTGGCAGGGCCAGGGTGCCGTGTCCTTCGACCGTAAGCAGACCGAAATCAACGAGCGCATGGCCCACATCGGCAACCTGCTCGTCCGGTTCCAGAACGCGGTCAACGACAACCGCCGGATCGCCGGCAGCACCGACGAAGAGATGTACCAGGCCCTGGCGGGCATCGACGCGGGCGGCTCCGGCTCGGCCGGCAGTGCCCCGACCGGAAAGACCTCGGCCTTCTCCGGCATGTAGCTCGTGCGCGATCGGGCGGCGGCCCGCCCAAGGCCGCAGCAAACCTTCAGTTCAAACCTTCAGCACAGCAGCCACGGAAGGCAGTTGGAGACGCCATGGCAGTAGACAACGGCACGATGCTCGTCACCTACGCGGAACTTGAGCGGGCCGCAGGGGACATCACCTCCCAGGCCAAGAAGCTGGACACGGACCTGGAGGCCCTCCAGCAGCGGATGAAGGACCTCTCGGCCTTCTTCGAGGGTGAGGCCAAGACCGCGGCGGACGGCCTCCACCGCGAGTGGGACATCAAGGCCAGGGAGATCCACCAGGCTCTGAACGCCATCGCGAATGCGGTCCGCGAGGCGAGCGCGGCGTACAGCGCTGCGGACAGGAAGGCTGCCGCCAACTACTGAAGCGGCTGACTTCGTTCAGGGTGGGTACGCACGGGAGGTACCCACCCTGAGTGGCTTCGGTTGAGTACGCGCACCGACTCCCGCGTGGGTAGCCGCGCCCATCCAGCGCGCTCCCCGCTGTCATACCGTCCCCCTATGCCTGAGCAGACCGTTCCGACCAGCACCACCCCCGCACCGACGGGGTCCAGCTCCCCCTCTTCTGTCCTCACTGCCCTCGGATGCGGCTGCGCCGCGCTCATCGGCATACCCCTTGTGGCCATACTCGTTCTGATCGGCACGCTCGCCTGGGACAACCGTGGATCGACCGATTTCCCCCGCGTCGCGCCCGAGGACATGGCGAGCCGTGTCTTCCAGCGCTCCCAGGAGGCGTACGACGTCATGGGGTTCAAGCGCACCGTGGAACCGGGCATCGGCGTCGGCACGGAGAACAAGTTCAGCTCCGCTCTTTGCTGGACCAGCGGCCCGCTGGGGCTGGAGGACGAGACCGTCGACGGCGCCTACGAGATGAGCCACGACTGGGCGCTGGACCACGTGCCCGCGAGCCAGGCCGTCTCCGGCCTGCGCCGACTGCACCAGCACCTGAAGGACGACGGTTGGGAGGTCTCGTCCTACCGTGAGGGCGGAAAGAGCAAGTCGTGGGACCTGTACGTCCAGCGGGACGACGGGGACGAGCGGATGTCCTTCATCTGGTACCCGGACCGG
Above is a window of Streptomyces sp. DT2A-34 DNA encoding:
- a CDS encoding alpha/beta hydrolase, yielding MDLKTLKAIKPSEYAEAAGGYRAVSDMADAARDRIDKQITAAMQKANEGEAADAALKQLKKLSENFHYAQVECGLVSGALNGFSSEIASPRRRLLEALEDAEALSYTVSTDGGVAYPAGGKNELTDDEIPGGTTTGNADRAVGRYTPGLGPDTSGLHSPNPHHAKAQYIADLIAHAVQEATEIDDRYSRALEKLKAAPGLSVSTKTWANVASDVDAVGSAASEYLRDSIPMDKSPADRKEWWDSLTQEQREEYLTVYPDVIGNLDGIPATVRDEANRENIQFLIGKLSGQDDEKSKTMLDGLKGIQEKLQDRSVPPMYLLGIGDEGNGRAIVSYGNPDTAKNVSAYVPGLETKLDAEFAGGTMKRAQDTAIGASEADPHSSTASIVWLGYDAPLLSPSDLAANTDVMFRDNAAAGAPAYNSFMAGISATNESPEPHITAIGHSYGSLTVGLAAQEKGGIPGADDIVLVGSPGTEAKTAEELNVGKGHVFVGAADNDIVTKLPNHNEASGMGSGAAGGGSAGLVLGLGMGGPLGALAGGVAGTVVGGTAGYMAQDQQTDPSQIWFGTDPANKAFGATRFLVDDGPTVTEGGFDAHSNYFNRTKDLMSADNIAHIVVGKPDGVVLEQPR
- a CDS encoding WXG100 family type VII secretion target, with translation MAGTQKVTDDVLRQFEQELNERFGSVKQQLQQLHAVIDGVEGKWQGQGAVSFDRKQTEINERMAHIGNLLVRFQNAVNDNRRIAGSTDEEMYQALAGIDAGGSGSAGSAPTGKTSAFSGM
- a CDS encoding WXG100 family type VII secretion target; the protein is MAVDNGTMLVTYAELERAAGDITSQAKKLDTDLEALQQRMKDLSAFFEGEAKTAADGLHREWDIKAREIHQALNAIANAVREASAAYSAADRKAAANY